From Chloroflexia bacterium SDU3-3, the proteins below share one genomic window:
- a CDS encoding histidine phosphatase family protein, with amino-acid sequence MRLIIIRHGESEWNRIGRYQGQADAPLSELGVRQAAALAERLKGEPIDAIFASPLQRARRTAEAIAAHHPAVPFTVEPSLLEIDHGDWQGLMLDEVVARYGAGLVEWRMHPTRSQMPGGESFSNILKRVLDFKERLYSEFADRNVLLSTHDVVVKILVADALGMDMDRINRIWVTNASISVIEYGEGMPYLVSLSEASHLGRLETARENQKAI; translated from the coding sequence ATGCGTCTCATCATTATTCGCCACGGCGAGAGCGAGTGGAACCGAATCGGGCGCTACCAGGGGCAGGCCGACGCGCCGCTGTCCGAGCTTGGCGTGCGCCAGGCCGCCGCCCTGGCTGAGCGCCTCAAGGGCGAGCCGATCGATGCGATCTTCGCCAGCCCGCTACAGCGCGCCCGCCGCACGGCGGAGGCCATCGCCGCCCACCACCCGGCGGTGCCCTTCACCGTCGAGCCTTCCCTGCTGGAGATCGACCACGGCGACTGGCAGGGCCTGATGCTGGATGAGGTGGTCGCGCGCTACGGCGCGGGCCTGGTCGAGTGGCGCATGCACCCCACCCGCTCGCAGATGCCCGGCGGCGAGAGCTTCAGCAACATCCTCAAGCGCGTGCTCGATTTTAAAGAGCGGCTGTACAGCGAGTTCGCCGACCGCAACGTGCTGCTCTCCACCCACGATGTGGTGGTCAAGATCCTGGTGGCCGATGCGCTGGGCATGGACATGGACCGCATCAACCGCATCTGGGTCACCAACGCCAGCATCAGCGTGATCGAGTACGGCGAGGGCATGCCCTACCTGGTCTCGCTGAGCGAGGCCAGCCACCTGGGCCGCCTAGAGACCGCGCGCGAGAACCAGAAGGCGATCTAG
- a CDS encoding cystathionine gamma-synthase, translated as MSTTYHDKGFATRAIHAGQEPDPATGAVIVPIYQTSTFAQESIGVHKGYEYSRSGNPTRAALETALAALDGGAAALAFASGLAAESALLLALSSGDHVVCGDDVYGGTFRLFDKVFSRQGIKADFVDTSDLEQALDAIRPETKLIWIETPTNPLLKLADIAAITEHTRQRGILTVVDNTFASPYFQRPLELGADIVLYSTTKYMGGHSDVVGGALVFKDAELAARVQFVQNAAGGVPGPFDSWLVLRGLKTLALRMRAHAENALAVASYLEQHPAIERVIYPGLPSHPQHALAKRQMHGFGGMISVVMRGGANAARDLVARTHLFTLAESLGGVESLIEVPAAMTHLSVAGSALEVPPGLVRLSVGIEEAQDLIDDLAQALA; from the coding sequence ATGAGCACAACCTATCACGATAAGGGCTTCGCCACCCGCGCCATCCACGCTGGCCAGGAGCCAGACCCGGCCACCGGCGCGGTGATCGTGCCGATCTACCAGACCTCGACCTTCGCCCAGGAGTCCATCGGCGTGCACAAGGGCTACGAGTACTCGCGCAGCGGCAACCCCACCCGCGCCGCGCTAGAGACAGCTCTGGCCGCGCTGGATGGCGGCGCAGCCGCCCTAGCTTTCGCCTCGGGCCTGGCCGCCGAGTCGGCGCTGCTGCTCGCGCTCTCCAGCGGCGACCACGTGGTGTGCGGCGATGATGTGTATGGCGGCACCTTCCGGCTTTTCGACAAGGTGTTCAGCCGCCAAGGCATCAAGGCCGACTTTGTCGATACCAGCGACCTTGAGCAGGCGCTCGACGCCATCCGCCCCGAGACCAAGCTGATCTGGATCGAGACGCCCACCAATCCCCTGCTGAAGCTGGCCGACATCGCCGCGATCACCGAGCACACCCGGCAGCGCGGCATCCTCACCGTGGTCGACAACACCTTCGCCTCGCCCTACTTCCAGCGCCCGCTGGAGCTGGGCGCCGACATCGTGCTCTACAGCACCACCAAGTACATGGGCGGCCACAGCGATGTGGTGGGCGGCGCGCTGGTGTTCAAGGATGCCGAGCTGGCGGCCCGCGTGCAGTTCGTGCAGAACGCGGCGGGCGGCGTGCCCGGCCCCTTCGACAGCTGGCTGGTGCTGCGCGGCCTGAAGACCCTGGCGCTGCGCATGCGCGCCCACGCCGAGAACGCCCTGGCCGTGGCCAGCTACCTTGAGCAGCACCCCGCGATCGAGCGCGTGATCTACCCCGGCCTGCCCTCGCACCCCCAGCACGCCCTGGCCAAGCGCCAGATGCACGGCTTCGGCGGCATGATCTCGGTGGTGATGCGCGGCGGGGCCAATGCGGCGCGCGATCTGGTTGCCCGCACTCACCTATTCACCCTGGCCGAGAGCCTGGGCGGCGTGGAGAGCCTGATCGAGGTGCCCGCCGCTATGACCCACCTGAGCGTGGCCGGTTCGGCGCTTGAGGTTCCGCCAGGCCTGGTGCGGCTCTCCGTTGGTATTGAGGAAGCCCAGGATCTGATCGACGATCTGGCGCAGGCGCTGGCCTAG
- a CDS encoding MFS transporter: MYSILRNRALVTIGIAEGVSNIGNWINTMAIFALLLFRGGGGVAESSGIFLAGLVPTLLVSPLAGWLCDRFDRKRLMIASELLSGLMVVGLIFAQHTTLIYALLVCQAICGAVMGPARRSSIPQIVAPEQLPKANALLEQIASLIKIAAPLLAGGLLAVLSPHQALILDVISFAISAIILAWLPKLPPAAAPSQHAAAPKSSLGGTLRGNARLALLMALGFSLPAVVMGFDVLASLLVRDSLGGDERLYGLLIGAIGAGSLASTAIVMLRRRAADPWRDATVGIVILAALPAAMAAAAITPRVGALPLLICSIGAGVGIGLITMQVSTLIQQMAPPALLGQVSGMFQSFHTAGQLVPLLVLPMVIPALISIGLYFGMMCAALLLLAAATQIVLGMRRFSPPEQAEPGRATTG, from the coding sequence ATGTACAGCATCTTGCGAAATCGCGCGCTGGTCACTATCGGCATCGCCGAGGGCGTCAGCAACATCGGCAACTGGATCAACACCATGGCTATCTTTGCGCTGCTGCTGTTTCGCGGCGGCGGCGGCGTAGCCGAGAGCAGCGGCATCTTCCTGGCGGGCCTGGTGCCCACGCTGCTGGTCAGCCCGCTGGCAGGCTGGCTCTGCGACCGCTTCGACCGCAAGCGGCTGATGATCGCCAGCGAGCTGCTCTCGGGGCTGATGGTGGTAGGGCTGATCTTCGCGCAGCACACCACGCTAATCTACGCCCTGCTGGTATGCCAGGCGATCTGCGGGGCGGTGATGGGGCCAGCGCGGCGCTCCTCCATCCCACAGATCGTCGCGCCCGAGCAGCTGCCCAAGGCCAACGCGCTGCTAGAGCAGATCGCCAGCCTGATCAAGATCGCCGCGCCGCTGCTGGCCGGCGGTCTGCTTGCGGTGCTCAGCCCGCACCAGGCGCTCATCCTCGACGTGATCTCGTTCGCGATCTCGGCGATCATTCTGGCATGGCTACCCAAGCTGCCGCCCGCCGCCGCGCCCAGCCAGCACGCTGCCGCGCCCAAAAGCTCGCTGGGCGGGACGCTGCGGGGCAACGCCCGGCTGGCCCTGCTGATGGCGCTAGGCTTCAGCCTGCCCGCCGTGGTGATGGGCTTCGATGTGCTGGCATCGCTGCTGGTGCGCGACTCGCTGGGCGGCGACGAGCGGCTGTACGGCCTGCTGATCGGGGCAATCGGCGCGGGCAGCCTGGCCAGCACCGCGATCGTCATGCTGCGCCGCAGGGCCGCCGACCCCTGGCGCGATGCCACGGTGGGCATAGTGATACTGGCCGCGCTGCCTGCAGCCATGGCGGCGGCAGCAATCACGCCGCGCGTGGGCGCGCTGCCGCTGCTGATCTGTAGCATCGGCGCGGGCGTGGGCATCGGTCTGATCACCATGCAGGTGAGCACCCTCATCCAGCAGATGGCCCCGCCCGCGCTGCTCGGCCAGGTCAGCGGCATGTTCCAGAGCTTCCACACCGCAGGCCAGCTGGTGCCGCTGCTAGTGCTGCCGATGGTCATCCCGGCGCTGATCTCGATCGGGCTATACTTTGGTATGATGTGCGCGGCGCTGCTGCTGCTGGCAGCGGCAACCCAGATCGTGCTCGGCATGCGCCGATTCAGCCCGCCCGAGCAGGCCGAGCCAGGCCGGGCGACCACAGGATAA
- a CDS encoding acylphosphatase, which translates to MEDVRAQVVVSGRVQGVYFRVSTQDQARAAGVRGWVRNLPDGRVQAVFEGSAAAVRQMIDWCHEGPDMAHVDHVAVEWQTPQGEGQGFRIR; encoded by the coding sequence ATGGAAGATGTGCGGGCGCAGGTTGTGGTCAGCGGGCGGGTGCAGGGGGTGTACTTCCGGGTCTCGACGCAGGATCAGGCACGGGCGGCGGGGGTACGCGGCTGGGTGCGCAACCTGCCCGATGGCCGCGTCCAGGCGGTGTTCGAGGGCAGCGCGGCGGCGGTGCGGCAGATGATCGACTGGTGCCACGAGGGGCCAGACATGGCCCACGTGGACCATGTCGCAGTCGAGTGGCAGACGCCCCAGGGCGAGGGACAGGGCTTCCGCATCCGCTAG
- the mutS gene encoding DNA mismatch repair protein MutS: MATAPDRRALQRRLDDEFPDLQLLNWYIQYRQLKAGCPDAVLLYRMGDFYETFDDDAKLVAEKLEITLTYKKFANNKATGAEQRCPMAGLPYHAAERYTSQLVSAGYRVAIAEQISETPSSRKDTRPKSVFAGGIEAGEARKGMVDREVVRILTPGTITETTMLPAVQNNYLVAVIAEGGKVGLAYADLSTGEFACTEFAGDRAHAQAQGELARLSAAELLVPEDEKLRIPGLDPASARLEHDLEFMTKGEREMLLPGERLARRTERENNARWAHGHVTGVPAWKWDLRTTYDALTQQFGVRSLDGFGLSAEKKLAIRAAGAILQYTRETQNGALVHMTSLRAYTTSDVMFLDPQTRRNLELLEGSGGRSKGSLVQVLDQTRTPMGARLLRRWIGQPLLDVAQLTSRQENVGFFVENALLRADMRERLKALGDMERAVNRVAQGGGVAVPRDLVRLREALRALPATIEALGGWRPAGMAAPVAAPEQDAQGEPELGGEWDMLFDEEPPTPEPPAPEPPTPEPSLREQREARRKVAARYAEQEDLFADFDWGADEDEEPLPEPPAPEPEPPAPERRALPRPRRSAAPSPSGIDACADVLAFLEGALDDDPPALLGASNYLRAVAGGETPRRVIRPGFDKGMDEVVKAARTAQQYISNLEAREQQKTGIKSLRVGYNQVFGYYIEVAKSYAGDVPADYIRKQTLSTGERYYTSELKEFENIVITAQERLNDLERQAFARVCAIAAEAGERLLATARALAEIDVYLALAEVAARGGYTRPLLAEDSRLIIQAGRHPMVEQALDDPFIPNDALLDTDANQILVITGPNMAGKSTVLRQIALIVLMAQIGSFVPAERAEIGLVDRIFTRIGAQDDIATGQSTFMVEMTETAALLIQSTRRSLIILDEVGRGTSTYDGMAIAQAVIEYIHNEPRLGCRTLFATHYHELTRLEHVLPRVKNYHMAAVEQDGHVAFLHKLRSGGADRSYGIHVAELAGIPRAVTKRAKELLADLEQSTAQPAPAPQAEGAAPEAAPEGLHPAVEFIRRLQVNELTPIEALTKLYELQQLARQ, from the coding sequence ATGGCCACAGCCCCCGACCGTCGCGCTCTCCAGCGCCGCCTCGACGACGAGTTCCCCGACCTCCAGCTGCTCAACTGGTACATCCAGTACCGCCAGCTCAAAGCGGGCTGCCCGGATGCGGTGCTGCTCTACCGCATGGGCGACTTCTACGAGACCTTCGACGACGACGCCAAGCTGGTCGCCGAGAAGCTGGAGATCACGCTCACCTATAAAAAGTTCGCCAACAACAAGGCCACCGGGGCCGAGCAGCGCTGCCCCATGGCGGGCCTGCCCTACCACGCCGCCGAGCGCTACACCAGCCAGCTGGTGAGCGCGGGCTACCGCGTGGCGATCGCCGAGCAGATCAGCGAGACGCCATCCAGCCGAAAAGACACCCGCCCCAAGTCGGTGTTCGCGGGCGGGATCGAGGCCGGCGAGGCCCGCAAGGGCATGGTCGACCGCGAGGTGGTGCGCATCCTCACCCCCGGCACGATCACCGAGACCACCATGCTGCCAGCGGTGCAGAACAACTACCTGGTGGCCGTGATCGCCGAGGGCGGCAAGGTGGGGCTGGCCTACGCCGACCTGAGCACCGGCGAGTTCGCCTGCACCGAGTTCGCGGGCGACCGCGCCCACGCCCAGGCCCAGGGCGAGCTGGCCCGCCTGAGCGCCGCCGAGCTGCTGGTGCCCGAGGATGAGAAGCTGCGCATCCCCGGCCTCGACCCGGCCAGCGCCCGGCTGGAGCACGACCTGGAGTTCATGACCAAGGGCGAGCGCGAGATGCTGCTGCCCGGCGAGCGCCTGGCCCGCCGCACCGAGCGCGAGAACAACGCCCGCTGGGCGCACGGCCACGTCACCGGCGTGCCCGCGTGGAAGTGGGATCTGCGCACCACCTACGATGCGCTGACCCAGCAGTTCGGCGTGCGCTCGCTCGACGGCTTCGGCCTGAGCGCCGAGAAGAAGCTGGCCATCCGCGCCGCCGGGGCCATCCTGCAGTACACCCGCGAGACCCAGAACGGCGCGCTGGTGCACATGACCTCGCTGCGGGCCTACACCACCAGCGACGTGATGTTCCTCGACCCGCAGACGCGCCGCAACCTGGAGCTGCTGGAGGGCAGCGGCGGGCGCTCGAAAGGCTCGCTGGTGCAGGTGCTGGACCAGACCCGCACGCCCATGGGGGCGCGGCTGCTGCGCCGCTGGATCGGCCAGCCGCTGCTGGATGTGGCCCAGCTCACATCGCGGCAGGAAAACGTGGGCTTCTTCGTGGAGAACGCGCTGCTGCGGGCCGACATGCGCGAGCGCCTGAAGGCGCTGGGCGACATGGAGCGGGCGGTCAACCGCGTGGCCCAGGGCGGCGGCGTGGCCGTGCCGCGCGACCTGGTGCGCCTGCGCGAGGCGCTGCGCGCGCTGCCCGCCACCATCGAGGCGCTGGGCGGCTGGCGGCCAGCGGGCATGGCCGCGCCGGTGGCCGCGCCCGAGCAGGATGCCCAGGGCGAGCCAGAGCTGGGCGGCGAGTGGGACATGCTGTTCGATGAGGAGCCGCCCACGCCCGAGCCACCAGCGCCCGAGCCGCCCACGCCCGAGCCAAGTCTGCGCGAGCAGCGCGAGGCCAGGCGCAAGGTGGCGGCCCGCTACGCCGAGCAGGAAGACCTGTTCGCCGACTTCGACTGGGGCGCGGATGAGGATGAGGAGCCGCTGCCCGAGCCGCCCGCCCCCGAGCCGGAGCCGCCCGCCCCCGAGCGCCGCGCGCTGCCCCGCCCGCGCCGCAGCGCGGCCCCCAGCCCCAGCGGCATCGACGCCTGCGCCGACGTGCTGGCCTTCCTTGAGGGCGCGCTGGATGACGACCCGCCAGCGCTGCTGGGCGCTTCCAACTACCTGCGCGCCGTGGCGGGCGGCGAGACGCCCCGCCGCGTTATCCGCCCGGGCTTCGACAAGGGCATGGATGAGGTCGTGAAGGCAGCTCGCACGGCCCAGCAGTACATCAGCAACCTTGAAGCCCGCGAGCAGCAGAAGACCGGCATCAAGTCGCTGCGGGTGGGCTACAACCAGGTGTTCGGCTACTACATCGAGGTGGCCAAGAGCTACGCGGGCGACGTGCCCGCCGACTACATCCGCAAGCAGACGCTGAGCACCGGCGAGCGCTACTACACCAGCGAGCTGAAAGAGTTTGAGAACATCGTCATCACCGCGCAGGAGCGGCTGAACGACCTGGAGCGCCAGGCCTTCGCCCGCGTGTGCGCGATCGCCGCCGAGGCGGGCGAGCGCCTGCTGGCCACCGCCCGCGCCCTGGCCGAGATCGACGTGTACCTGGCGCTGGCCGAGGTGGCGGCGCGCGGCGGCTACACCCGCCCGCTGCTGGCCGAGGACAGCCGCCTGATCATCCAGGCGGGCCGCCACCCCATGGTCGAGCAGGCCCTGGATGACCCGTTCATCCCCAACGACGCGCTGCTGGACACCGACGCCAACCAGATCCTGGTGATCACCGGCCCCAACATGGCGGGCAAAAGCACGGTGCTGCGCCAGATCGCGCTGATCGTGCTGATGGCCCAGATCGGCTCGTTCGTGCCCGCCGAGCGCGCCGAGATCGGCCTGGTCGATCGGATCTTCACCCGCATCGGCGCGCAGGACGACATCGCCACCGGCCAGTCGACCTTCATGGTGGAGATGACCGAGACAGCGGCGCTGCTCATCCAGAGCACACGGCGCAGCCTGATCATTCTGGATGAGGTGGGGCGCGGCACCAGCACCTACGACGGCATGGCCATCGCCCAGGCGGTGATCGAGTACATCCACAACGAGCCGCGCCTGGGCTGCCGCACGCTGTTCGCCACCCACTACCACGAGCTAACCCGCCTGGAGCACGTGCTGCCCAGGGTGAAGAACTACCACATGGCGGCGGTAGAGCAGGATGGCCACGTGGCGTTCCTGCACAAGCTGCGCAGCGGCGGGGCCGACCGATCCTACGGCATTCATGTGGCCGAGCTGGCGGGCATCCCCCGCGCGGTCACCAAGCGCGCCAAGGAGCTGCTGGCCGACCTTGAGCAGTCGACGGCGCAGCCCGCCCCCGCGCCCCAGGCTGAGGGTGCCGCGCCCGAGGCCGCGCCCGAGGGGCTGCACCCGGCGGTGGAGTTCATTCGGCGGCTCCAGGTGAACGAGCTGACGCCGATCGAGGCGCTCACCAAGCTCTACGAGCTGCAGCAGCTGGCGAGGCAGTAG
- the pgl gene encoding 6-phosphogluconolactonase: MWYHAATKKRDTGRPTRQRGLRRLWPRAASEENMAETQTWQILPTADDVAAEAARRFVALAQQAVAQRGVFTVALAGGTTPKRMYELLAQAPLVDQVPWPQVKFFWSDERFVPLDHPDSNYLAARLALLDHIAIPANTVFPAPVASDTPEHVAASYAATIAQELGEGGVFDLVLLGIGPDGHTASLFPGRPEVDAPSAPDVIAIRESPKPPPSRITFALPLINAAAHVIVLAPGAEKADAVRRCLRPAAGELPPPAGRVRPGAGRLTWLIDEASASQL; the protein is encoded by the coding sequence ATGTGGTACCATGCGGCCACGAAGAAGCGCGATACAGGCCGCCCCACGCGCCAGAGAGGCTTGCGCAGGCTCTGGCCGCGCGCGGCAAGCGAGGAAAATATGGCCGAGACCCAAACCTGGCAGATCCTGCCCACCGCCGACGACGTGGCCGCCGAGGCCGCGCGGCGCTTCGTGGCGCTGGCCCAGCAGGCCGTGGCCCAGCGCGGCGTGTTCACCGTGGCGCTGGCGGGCGGCACCACGCCCAAGCGCATGTACGAGCTGCTGGCCCAGGCCCCGCTGGTCGACCAGGTGCCCTGGCCGCAGGTGAAGTTCTTCTGGAGCGACGAGCGTTTCGTGCCGCTGGACCACCCCGACAGCAACTACCTTGCCGCCCGCCTGGCGCTGCTCGACCACATCGCCATCCCAGCCAACACGGTGTTCCCCGCGCCGGTGGCCAGCGACACCCCCGAGCATGTCGCCGCATCCTACGCCGCCACCATCGCCCAGGAGCTTGGCGAGGGCGGGGTGTTCGACCTGGTGCTGCTAGGCATCGGGCCGGATGGCCACACCGCCTCGCTCTTCCCCGGCCGCCCCGAGGTGGACGCGCCCAGCGCGCCCGATGTGATCGCCATCCGCGAGTCGCCCAAGCCGCCGCCCAGCCGCATCACCTTCGCACTGCCGCTGATCAACGCCGCCGCCCACGTGATCGTGCTGGCCCCTGGGGCCGAGAAGGCCGACGCCGTGCGGCGCTGCCTGCGCCCGGCTGCGGGCGAGCTGCCGCCGCCCGCCGGGCGGGTGCGCCCCGGCGCGGGCCGGCTCACCTGGCTGATCGACGAAGCCTCGGCCAGCCAGCTCTAG
- a CDS encoding DUF11 domain-containing protein yields the protein MQARVMSWMTLFVGAVLIGVSLYAPAPATYAAPLHAVDTPTAEPPTPTPVPPTSTPVPPTSTPVPPTNTPEPPTAEPPTATPVPPTSTPRPSGGREADPTIHKSASVSTAQQGETFLYTLTATNEDERTANDVVVSDNLASEFELVGVTTSKGTASTSGSAITVDIGSLAPDEVVTIQITVRVRLDAPFGAAKNVAIISTSSTTDDPGNNTSEVTIVIVAASPVAGTATPVITTTATLEGTPTPMLEATPAVATPVATRTPPRALPRTGAGDSSPLLLLGLSLALIGAGSLVWRYAGKGR from the coding sequence ATGCAAGCGCGAGTCATGTCGTGGATGACGCTTTTTGTTGGTGCAGTGCTTATCGGTGTATCGCTCTATGCCCCAGCCCCTGCGACATATGCAGCGCCTCTGCATGCGGTGGACACGCCCACCGCCGAACCACCGACGCCTACGCCGGTGCCGCCCACCAGCACGCCGGTGCCGCCCACCAGCACGCCGGTGCCGCCCACCAACACGCCCGAGCCGCCCACCGCCGAGCCGCCTACCGCCACGCCGGTGCCGCCCACCAGCACACCGCGCCCCTCGGGCGGGAGAGAGGCCGACCCGACCATCCATAAGTCGGCCAGCGTCTCGACCGCGCAGCAAGGCGAGACCTTCCTCTACACGCTCACCGCTACGAATGAGGACGAGCGCACCGCCAATGATGTGGTGGTGAGCGATAATCTTGCCAGCGAGTTCGAGCTGGTAGGTGTGACCACCAGCAAAGGTACGGCCAGCACGAGCGGCAGCGCGATCACGGTGGATATTGGCTCGCTTGCTCCCGATGAGGTTGTGACGATCCAGATTACGGTGCGCGTGCGGCTCGATGCCCCGTTTGGCGCTGCGAAGAATGTGGCGATCATCAGCACCAGCAGCACCACCGACGACCCGGGCAACAACACCTCGGAGGTGACGATCGTCATCGTTGCGGCGTCGCCTGTGGCGGGCACCGCCACGCCGGTCATCACCACCACGGCCACGCTGGAGGGCACCCCCACCCCCATGCTGGAGGCCACGCCTGCGGTTGCCACCCCCGTGGCCACGCGCACCCCGCCCAGGGCGCTGCCCCGCACCGGCGCGGGCGATAGTTCGCCGCTGCTGCTGCTGGGCCTCTCGCTGGCCCTGATCGGCGCAGGCTCGCTGGTCTGGCGCTACGCGGGCAAGGGCCGCTAG
- a CDS encoding winged helix-turn-helix transcriptional regulator: protein MEDARAARDAGGWEIVESVALELDFGISIACDRLPAPFRQERSRQIAQQAAAWREDWAALIGRPTGWITICEYLADLAGVLTERDYGRASMAMRELGQQDALERLIDKAARYGLAPHPDLPPAERLPELYNRLIQARRQHVGFSEVPRSAVLRHGQHEIARAARFLAGGDLHTRGWHLIDRFYYEIYAPWRAEQQPVIDQAYAEAEAAMGGRAGAGRPDTSWLPAQNPLRHQLPLSNALDAGMLRALLWVEPFGSFDSWALGDGAVFASCSTSTTALTGAMDKLEDLSRRIQALADPTRLLILRLIRNRDASNTGLASYLDLARPTVSIHAKILREAGLITTTSAGRAVRHHIQADAIRSLFRELEQLLDLPEISED, encoded by the coding sequence ATGGAAGATGCACGCGCGGCCCGCGACGCAGGCGGGTGGGAGATCGTCGAATCGGTAGCGCTAGAGCTGGATTTTGGCATAAGCATCGCGTGCGATCGGCTGCCCGCGCCGTTCCGCCAGGAGCGCTCGCGCCAGATCGCCCAGCAGGCCGCCGCCTGGCGCGAGGACTGGGCCGCGCTGATCGGCAGGCCGACCGGCTGGATCACGATCTGCGAGTACCTGGCCGACTTGGCGGGCGTGCTGACCGAGCGCGACTATGGGCGGGCCAGCATGGCCATGCGCGAGCTAGGCCAGCAGGATGCGCTGGAGCGCCTGATCGACAAGGCCGCGCGCTACGGCCTTGCGCCCCACCCCGATCTGCCCCCCGCCGAGCGGCTGCCCGAACTCTACAACCGGCTGATCCAGGCCCGCCGCCAGCACGTGGGCTTCAGCGAGGTGCCGCGCTCGGCGGTGCTGCGCCACGGCCAGCACGAGATCGCGCGGGCGGCGCGCTTCTTGGCGGGCGGCGATCTGCACACGCGCGGCTGGCACCTGATCGACCGCTTCTACTACGAGATCTATGCGCCCTGGCGGGCCGAGCAGCAGCCCGTGATCGACCAGGCCTACGCCGAGGCCGAGGCCGCCATGGGTGGGCGGGCGGGCGCGGGCAGGCCCGACACCAGCTGGCTGCCCGCCCAGAACCCGCTGCGCCACCAGCTGCCGCTGAGCAACGCGCTGGACGCGGGGATGCTGCGCGCGCTGCTGTGGGTCGAGCCATTTGGCTCCTTCGACTCGTGGGCGCTGGGCGATGGGGCGGTGTTCGCCTCGTGCAGCACATCCACCACGGCGCTGACCGGGGCCATGGACAAGCTCGAAGACCTGAGCCGCCGCATCCAGGCGCTGGCCGACCCCACCCGCCTGCTCATCCTGCGGCTCATCCGCAACCGCGATGCCAGCAACACCGGGCTGGCATCCTACCTCGATCTGGCCCGGCCCACCGTGAGCATCCACGCCAAGATCCTGCGCGAGGCGGGCCTGATCACCACCACCAGCGCCGGGCGGGCCGTGCGCCACCACATCCAGGCCGATGCCATCCGCAGCCTGTTCCGCGAGCTTGAGCAACTGCTCGACCTGCCCGAGATCAGCGAGGACTAG
- a CDS encoding AI-2E family transporter, protein MRRIAQITLTIFCTLLAFVLLWAFRPALELFVGSVAIAAALRPLVRQTEDRGIPRGYAILLWYVLALALLGLVGGLFLLNISGEAASALEGFPTWYRTLVVQLQQGDMVGQALAQALPPPEVVALPQAPAFTGTLTGLVGGAVAQIVLVMAMLSLSFYWLSEVTHFERLWLSLLPVGARIRARAVWRNAENAVGAYIRATLAATMCAGLLLLGAYRLLGQIPMVGMIPFAATLALLGGISHLVPRVGPGLVVLLSAAVAASSGMASAAAVGLVGIAIHIAAHHLGEWVLHTGSERVNPLLQVLLLLALGEVGGFGAMIFAPPLAALVQVLNNSLRAATVNTPSQQAAFAMLHQRLDQVEQETDAEQHELLNVLRRSRDLVGQAQQLLE, encoded by the coding sequence ATGAGACGAATTGCACAGATCACGCTTACTATTTTCTGCACGCTGCTGGCCTTTGTGCTGCTGTGGGCGTTTCGGCCAGCGCTTGAGCTGTTTGTCGGCTCGGTGGCGATCGCGGCGGCGCTGCGCCCGCTGGTGCGGCAGACCGAGGACCGCGGCATACCGCGTGGCTACGCCATCCTGCTGTGGTATGTGCTGGCGCTGGCGCTGCTGGGTCTGGTGGGCGGGCTGTTCCTGCTCAATATCTCGGGCGAGGCGGCCAGCGCGCTTGAGGGCTTCCCCACATGGTACCGCACGCTGGTGGTGCAGCTGCAGCAGGGCGACATGGTAGGCCAGGCGCTGGCCCAGGCCCTGCCCCCGCCCGAGGTTGTGGCGCTGCCGCAGGCCCCGGCCTTCACCGGAACGCTGACCGGGCTGGTGGGCGGGGCGGTAGCGCAGATTGTGCTGGTGATGGCGATGCTCAGCCTGTCGTTCTACTGGCTGAGCGAGGTCACCCACTTCGAGCGCCTGTGGCTCTCGCTGCTGCCGGTGGGGGCGCGCATCCGCGCACGGGCGGTCTGGCGCAACGCCGAAAATGCGGTCGGGGCCTACATCCGCGCCACGCTGGCGGCGACCATGTGCGCAGGCCTACTGCTGCTGGGTGCCTACCGCCTGCTGGGCCAGATCCCGATGGTAGGCATGATCCCCTTCGCGGCCACGCTGGCGCTGCTGGGCGGTATATCGCACCTAGTGCCACGGGTGGGGCCAGGGCTGGTGGTGCTGCTCAGCGCGGCTGTGGCCGCCAGCAGCGGCATGGCATCGGCGGCGGCGGTGGGGCTGGTGGGCATCGCCATTCACATCGCCGCGCACCACCTGGGCGAGTGGGTGCTGCACACGGGCAGCGAGCGCGTGAACCCGCTGCTGCAGGTGCTGCTGCTGCTGGCGCTGGGCGAGGTCGGCGGGTTTGGGGCCATGATCTTCGCACCGCCGCTGGCCGCGCTGGTGCAGGTGCTCAACAACAGCCTGCGGGCCGCCACGGTCAACACCCCAAGCCAGCAGGCCGCATTCGCCATGCTCCACCAGCGGCTCGACCAGGTCGAGCAGGAGACCGACGCCGAGCAGCACGAGCTGCTGAACGTGCTGCGCCGCAGCCGCGATCTGGTTGGGCAGGCCCAGCAGCTGCTTGAGTAG